One region of Flavobacterium sp. KACC 22763 genomic DNA includes:
- a CDS encoding PorP/SprF family type IX secretion system membrane protein, which produces MKKLILVFMFFSIVSHAQQDAQYTQYMYNTIEVNPAYAGSRGALSVFGLYRTQWIGLDGAPETSTFSVNTPLKNSDLGLGVSLVNDKIGPTVENTLSADLSYTIPTSESWNLSFGIKGTANLFNIDINKLSYEDQDDPQFQNLKNKFSPNVGAGIYYHSDRAYIGLSVPNFIETNRYDSDDVAIFKEKINYYLIAGYVFNLDRLEYIKFKPALMTKMVEGAPLQVDVSGNFMFNDKFVLGLAYRWSASVSAMAGFQVTKGMYVGYGYDHETTQLRKYNSGSHEIFLRFEFFNNYNKMISPRFF; this is translated from the coding sequence ATGAAAAAGTTAATTTTAGTTTTTATGTTTTTTTCGATTGTGTCACATGCGCAGCAAGATGCACAATACACACAATACATGTACAACACAATCGAAGTCAATCCAGCGTATGCAGGTTCAAGAGGAGCTTTAAGCGTTTTTGGTTTATATCGTACACAATGGATTGGACTTGACGGAGCGCCAGAAACGAGCACATTTTCGGTTAATACACCTTTAAAAAATAGTGATTTAGGGCTTGGAGTTTCTTTGGTAAATGATAAAATAGGGCCAACGGTAGAAAATACTTTATCTGCAGATTTGTCTTATACAATTCCGACATCAGAATCATGGAATTTATCTTTTGGTATAAAAGGAACAGCCAATCTTTTCAATATCGATATTAATAAATTGAGTTATGAAGATCAGGACGATCCGCAATTTCAGAATCTGAAAAATAAATTTTCGCCAAATGTCGGAGCAGGAATTTATTATCATTCAGATAGAGCTTACATCGGATTATCGGTTCCTAATTTTATAGAAACAAATCGTTATGATTCAGATGATGTGGCTATTTTCAAAGAGAAAATCAATTATTATTTAATAGCAGGTTATGTATTTAATCTGGACCGTTTAGAATACATAAAATTCAAACCAGCATTAATGACAAAAATGGTCGAAGGAGCACCATTGCAAGTTGATGTTTCAGGAAATTTCATGTTCAATGATAAATTCGTTTTAGGACTTGCTTATCGTTGGAGTGCATCTGTAAGTGCAATGGCAGGATTTCAAGTGACAAAAGGAATGTACGTAGGTTATGGTTACGATCATGAAACGACGCAATTAAGAAAATACAATTCTGGATCTCACGAGATTTTCTTAAGATTCGAATTCTTTAATAATTACAATAAAATGATATCCCCAAGATTCTTTTAA
- a CDS encoding gliding motility-associated C-terminal domain-containing protein produces the protein MRNSTFCKSGFSRLIFLIVFLLLTVHSASAQFYTKHYIAPAPWQYFSNANEIIIATNSTTAVTFTITKSDGSTVAFTKPDGTATGALTTVKGAPAVYRFVGNPNSAPLGYNVAGTVYNDRGIIVTSTGGAVSVNLRNVASDALGNGGDNYIKGNASLTSFGDAGIGVEFRVGYYRNMGTSDRERPFYSVMAIGNNTQVKVNGSVVTTLGAGQSYLFNAAIGSLVESSGPIVMNTGVRIDTPEACGDGTFDQLPPVSVLGKEYFLERGKGNDTAEQTTVVATKDGTTITINTYNATTGNEVGSPVTVSRNAGEYYTFKNGVSGTQFTSSRISATNNVAVYSGTADGCEVDVSTIAPVSACGGSVFVETSTFKGYNNASLDYFGYVLLQSKTAAVFINSANLETTTGTSRRQLGSTGWYIIDFNRTQIGNPNTISLSSSAKLTVSIAQQGDGYSMAAFFSNFAQQPSAPKETYIGTAGCLKQSAKLTTDPGFSPYEWRYNGTVIPGETSNTITVTKTGSYTVTSTLSCGISSQSTPINVTLCSDVAVENTVNVSSQCVGSNVVFTLTAKNLGPSNAEGVSVTDKLPSGYTYVSSVPSTGTSYDSSTGIWTISSLDSGASTALTITATVKDTGTYSNTATITSSNVDDPSGNNTATASTTPNALPVAATLATNTPVCSGSNAIFTISGTSGNTVTYTGAASGTATIGSDGKATVTVPNVTANSTLNLTNVSNGICSRTLTVSATVTVNSLPTTPTISAAATGTTFCSGGSVVLTSSAGSGNQWYKDGVAIPSATNKTYSATASGSYTVTTNNGTCTSAASTGTVVTVNSLPVALSLTGSTICVSPGGNGTISSSTSASGVNYQLYDSSNTAIQSVKSGNGSALEWSNLSSANGYYVIATNASNCTSKSNVVNITTNPNPTISIGGTLTACLTTTLTTTTNANSPTYVWYKNNVLISGETSSSLVVNSDGDYKVKVRNTVTGCEQTSAVSTVKVSDTEKPVKPTLADITGQCSVTVTAPTTTDNCTGTVTGTTTDPLTYNAQGTYTINWSFNDGNGNVETATQKVIIKDTQKPAKPVLADITGECSATATAPTTTDNCKGTVTGTTSDPLTYNAQGTYTINWTFNDGNGNVETAAQKVIIKDIQKPVKPVLADITGECSATVTAPTTTDNCKGTVTGTTTDPLTYNAQGTYTINWSFNDGNGNVETATQKVIIKDTQKPAKPVLADITGECSATATAPTTTDNCAGTVTGTTTDPLTYNAQGTYTINWTFNDGNGNVETATQKVIVKDTQKPAKPVLADITGECSATVTAPTTTDNCKGTVTGTTTDPLTYNAQGTYTINWTFNDGNGNLETATQKVIIKDTQKPAKPVLADITGECSATATAPTTTDNCKGTVTGTTSDPLTYNAQGTYTINWTFNDGNGNVETATQKVIIKDTQKPAKPVLADITGECSATATAPTTTDSCAGTVTGTTTDPLTYNAQGIYTINWSFNDGNGNTETAVQKVIIKDTQKPVQPTLADVTGECSATATAPTTTDNCAGTVTGTTADPLTYNAQGTYTINWTFNDGNGNVETVAQKVIIKDTQKPVQPTLADVTGECSATATAPTTTDNCAGTVTGTTTDPLTYNAQGTYTINWSFNDGNGNIETAIQNVIIKDTQKPSITCPSVVSVSADANSCSATGVALGTPTVSDNCTGTVTVTNDAPSSFPIGNTTVTWRAKDAAGNTETCTQIVKVIGEIISNDDSISSSNGVAGGVVITNVFDNDVLNCNKVNIAQVDVVVNGTVPSVLTFNTANGAVSVKPNTPTGTYTFDYSICEIANSGNCDSATVTIKIENGLVAVKDDFGTKSSGSTSATIGNVKTNDTLDGVFVTSGNTVVTADSSGPLSVDANGDVTLAANTPSGTYSITYEICEKGANPANCKTTTAEVKVVNDLIAVKDDFGTKSSGSTAAIVGNVKSNDTLDGAFVTSGNTVVTADSSGPLSVDANGDVTLAANTPSGTYSITYEICEKDANPSNCKTATAEIKIVNTIDAVLDTITPINGNIGGTTISLVENDTLNGNKVVVGTSSGEVAINIVGTLPSGLTLNASGTITVAPNTPKGNYNIEYRICEIGAVPANCDSVTITVPVTAGNLVANADEIPSVLGSNVPQTLGKNVFDNDTKNGQPLNPSDVTLKTTVADPKGYLTVDTDGNIVLGANPPAGNYELTYEICEKLNLDNCSSNTVKVTVGTPIIDAVADTVSAINGNIGGKTISLIANDKLNGSPITVGTAAGEVKFEISGTLPTGLTLNSDYTITVAPNTPKGNYNIEYKICENTNPTNCDSVTITVPVTAGNLVANADEIPSVLGSNVPQTLGKNVFDNDTKNGQPLNPSDVTLKTTVADPKGYLTVDTDGNIVLGANPPAGDYELTYEICEKLNLDNCSANTVKVTVATPVIDAVADVISSINGNIGGTTISLIANDKLNGNAIVVGTGAGEVKFEIIGTLPSGLTLNSDYAITVAPNTPAGDYNVEYKICENTNPTNCDSVITVVKVTGGNLVANEDLVPSAVGVNIPQKVINVFENDTKNGNPLVPSDVDLKVTQADPKGYLTIDADGNVVLVPNAPAGEYELTYTICEKLNPNNCDSNIVKVTVAEPKMNVTASSYCSNNVPYVNYTVTPENFTAHNLLTVRWIDSNNNVVATQTNLPLSGNILWPGAEVDSNGNGTDWPGWILNNGIWSEGADGFEATRNGVKMEFSLNPTVTVSVAYPPATPDCNARPTFSIKANNDEAGPVNAKKGVNANVNIFENDLLNGAKIKASDVVLSVPVVHPNISLNADGSINIAANTPDGIYELTYQICEATNASNCSQAVIKITVDNVVDPTPPTENKITLNSDNDISADGINGSLEFVNVLDNDLINGQPINPADVIIKPVTESPYFEWNADGTVNIKPNTPGGNYPLTYQVCEKANGINCSTAVLNVFVEVPAISVIKTAVFNDENKSGFANAGETITYKFTVTNTGNVPLVGITINDPLPGVVVSGQAINLGVNESNETNFTAVYKITQEDINRGSVSNQATVKGSSVRGVVVEDQSDDASNSGDSPTVLDLNGCSIKVMNAFSPNGDNKNARFYIRGIECYPDNTVEIYNRWGVLVFNIEQYNNNDRVFVGYSNGRSTIKQTDGLPVGTYFYVLKYKDSTQKSHQESGYLYLNK, from the coding sequence ATGCGTAACTCTACTTTTTGTAAGTCTGGATTTTCCAGGCTAATTTTTCTTATTGTTTTTTTATTACTAACGGTACACAGTGCTTCAGCTCAATTTTATACTAAGCATTACATTGCACCAGCTCCTTGGCAATATTTTAGTAATGCAAATGAAATTATAATTGCGACTAATTCAACTACTGCTGTAACTTTTACTATAACAAAAAGTGATGGTAGCACCGTGGCTTTCACAAAACCGGATGGTACAGCGACAGGTGCTCTAACTACTGTAAAGGGAGCGCCAGCGGTTTACCGATTTGTGGGAAATCCTAATAGTGCTCCTTTAGGTTACAATGTGGCAGGAACAGTCTATAATGATAGAGGGATAATAGTTACCAGTACAGGAGGAGCAGTTTCTGTAAATTTAAGAAATGTTGCGTCTGATGCTTTAGGAAATGGTGGAGATAACTATATAAAAGGGAATGCTTCATTGACTAGCTTTGGAGATGCAGGTATTGGTGTGGAATTTCGAGTTGGGTATTATCGTAATATGGGAACATCTGATAGAGAGCGACCTTTTTACAGCGTAATGGCAATTGGTAATAATACACAAGTAAAAGTAAATGGAAGTGTCGTAACAACATTAGGAGCCGGACAAAGTTATTTGTTTAATGCAGCGATTGGTTCTTTGGTTGAATCATCGGGACCAATTGTAATGAATACAGGAGTGCGAATAGATACTCCAGAGGCTTGCGGGGACGGGACGTTTGATCAATTGCCACCAGTATCGGTTTTAGGAAAAGAATATTTTCTTGAAAGAGGTAAAGGTAATGATACTGCAGAACAAACAACTGTTGTAGCAACCAAAGATGGAACAACAATAACAATAAATACTTATAATGCTACTACTGGTAATGAAGTAGGTTCGCCTGTAACAGTATCACGAAATGCTGGGGAGTATTATACTTTTAAAAATGGTGTTTCTGGCACACAATTTACATCATCAAGAATTTCGGCGACCAATAATGTTGCGGTTTATTCTGGTACAGCCGACGGTTGCGAAGTTGATGTTTCAACAATTGCACCTGTATCGGCTTGCGGTGGGTCGGTCTTTGTTGAAACTTCGACTTTTAAAGGATATAATAACGCTTCACTAGATTATTTTGGTTATGTATTATTACAAAGCAAAACAGCTGCTGTTTTTATAAATTCGGCTAATTTAGAGACAACTACAGGAACCAGTCGACGTCAATTAGGTAGCACAGGCTGGTACATAATAGATTTTAATAGAACACAAATAGGAAATCCAAATACAATTTCTCTTAGTAGTTCTGCAAAACTTACCGTCTCTATAGCGCAGCAAGGAGATGGATATTCTATGGCTGCATTTTTTTCAAATTTTGCACAACAGCCGTCAGCGCCAAAAGAAACTTATATCGGGACAGCGGGTTGTCTAAAACAATCGGCAAAACTAACCACAGATCCTGGATTTTCACCGTATGAGTGGCGTTATAATGGAACAGTTATCCCAGGAGAAACTTCAAATACTATAACAGTTACCAAGACTGGCTCATACACCGTAACATCAACTTTATCTTGTGGAATTAGTTCACAATCGACACCTATTAACGTTACGCTTTGTAGTGATGTTGCTGTAGAAAATACAGTTAATGTTTCTAGTCAATGCGTGGGATCAAATGTTGTTTTCACATTAACGGCTAAAAATTTAGGCCCTTCCAATGCGGAAGGTGTTTCGGTAACAGACAAACTTCCATCAGGATATACATATGTTTCTTCGGTACCCTCAACAGGAACTTCTTACGACAGCTCTACAGGGATATGGACGATTTCTAGTTTAGATAGTGGCGCGAGTACAGCATTAACAATAACTGCTACCGTTAAAGATACAGGGACTTATTCTAATACCGCGACTATTACATCATCTAATGTGGATGATCCTAGTGGCAATAATACTGCTACAGCTTCAACAACACCAAATGCTTTACCAGTTGCAGCTACCCTTGCTACTAATACTCCTGTTTGTTCAGGATCTAATGCTATTTTTACAATATCAGGGACATCGGGAAATACTGTTACTTATACTGGAGCGGCTTCTGGAACGGCAACAATAGGATCTGATGGAAAAGCAACCGTTACAGTACCAAATGTAACTGCAAATAGCACTTTAAATTTAACTAATGTAAGTAATGGAATTTGTAGTCGAACATTAACAGTTAGTGCTACGGTAACAGTCAATTCTTTGCCGACAACGCCAACAATTTCTGCAGCAGCGACAGGTACAACATTCTGTTCAGGCGGTAGTGTTGTACTAACATCATCTGCGGGATCTGGAAACCAGTGGTATAAAGATGGAGTTGCGATTCCAAGTGCAACAAATAAAACTTATAGTGCGACAGCGAGCGGTTCATATACAGTTACAACTAATAACGGAACCTGTACAAGTGCAGCATCTACAGGTACAGTAGTAACAGTAAATTCATTACCAGTTGCTTTATCTTTAACAGGAAGTACAATTTGTGTTTCGCCAGGAGGAAACGGAACAATTTCTTCTTCAACTTCGGCTAGCGGGGTCAATTACCAATTATATGATTCAAGTAATACAGCGATTCAATCTGTAAAATCAGGAAATGGATCTGCATTAGAATGGAGCAATCTTTCCTCTGCAAATGGATATTATGTTATTGCTACTAATGCATCGAACTGTACTTCAAAAAGTAATGTAGTTAATATAACAACTAATCCTAATCCAACGATTTCGATTGGAGGGACATTAACGGCTTGTTTAACAACTACTTTAACCACAACAACAAATGCAAATTCACCAACTTATGTTTGGTATAAAAATAATGTTTTAATTTCTGGGGAAACTTCTTCTTCACTGGTTGTAAATTCTGATGGAGATTATAAAGTGAAAGTTAGAAACACAGTAACAGGTTGCGAGCAAACATCGGCTGTATCAACAGTTAAGGTTAGTGATACAGAAAAACCAGTAAAACCAACATTAGCAGATATTACAGGGCAATGCTCTGTAACTGTAACAGCTCCAACAACCACAGACAACTGTACTGGAACAGTGACTGGAACAACGACAGACCCACTGACATATAATGCTCAGGGAACTTACACTATTAACTGGAGTTTTAACGATGGAAACGGAAACGTAGAAACCGCGACTCAGAAAGTGATCATTAAAGACACCCAAAAACCTGCAAAACCTGTTTTGGCAGATATTACGGGAGAATGTTCTGCAACGGCAACAGCTCCTACAACGACTGATAATTGCAAAGGGACAGTTACGGGAACAACGTCAGATCCATTGACATACAATGCTCAGGGAACTTATACCATTAACTGGACTTTTAATGATGGGAATGGAAATGTAGAAACTGCGGCTCAGAAAGTAATCATTAAAGACATCCAAAAACCTGTAAAGCCTGTTTTGGCAGATATTACAGGAGAATGTTCTGCAACAGTGACTGCTCCTACAACAACTGATAACTGTAAAGGAACGGTTACCGGAACAACGACAGACCCACTGACATATAATGCTCAGGGAACTTACACTATTAACTGGAGTTTTAACGATGGAAACGGAAATGTAGAAACAGCGACTCAGAAAGTGATCATTAAAGACACCCAAAAACCTGCAAAACCTGTTTTGGCAGATATTACGGGAGAATGTTCTGCAACGGCAACAGCTCCTACAACGACTGATAATTGTGCAGGTACAGTAACAGGAACAACGACAGATCCGCTTACATACAATGCTCAGGGAACTTATACCATTAATTGGACTTTTAATGATGGGAATGGAAATGTAGAAACCGCAACTCAAAAAGTAATCGTTAAAGACACCCAGAAACCTGCAAAACCTGTTTTGGCTGATATTACGGGAGAATGTTCTGCAACAGTGACTGCTCCGACAACGACTGATAATTGCAAAGGGACAGTTACGGGAACAACGACAGATCCATTGACATACAATGCTCAGGGAACTTATACCATTAATTGGACTTTTAATGATGGGAATGGAAATTTAGAAACTGCGACTCAAAAAGTAATTATTAAAGATACTCAGAAACCTGCAAAACCTGTTTTGGCAGATATTACGGGAGAATGCTCTGCAACGGCAACAGCCCCTACGACGACTGATAATTGCAAAGGGACAGTTACGGGAACAACGTCAGATCCATTGACATACAATGCTCAGGGAACTTATACCATTAACTGGACTTTTAATGATGGGAATGGAAATGTAGAAACTGCGACTCAAAAAGTAATTATTAAAGATACTCAGAAACCTGCAAAACCTGTTTTGGCAGATATTACAGGAGAATGTTCTGCAACAGCAACAGCTCCGACAACAACAGACAGCTGTGCAGGAACAGTAACAGGAACAACGACAGATCCGCTGACATATAACGCTCAGGGTATTTATACGATTAACTGGAGTTTTAATGATGGGAATGGAAATACAGAAACAGCCGTTCAGAAAGTAATCATTAAAGATACGCAGAAACCTGTACAGCCAACATTAGCGGATGTTACAGGAGAATGTTCTGCAACAGCAACAGCACCAACAACAACTGATAATTGTGCAGGTACAGTTACAGGAACAACAGCAGATCCATTGACATACAATGCTCAGGGAACTTATACCATTAACTGGACTTTTAATGATGGGAATGGAAATGTAGAAACTGTCGCTCAGAAAGTAATCATTAAAGATACGCAGAAACCTGTACAGCCAACATTAGCGGATGTTACAGGAGAATGTTCTGCAACAGCAACAGCACCAACAACAACTGATAATTGTGCAGGTACAGTTACGGGAACAACGACAGATCCGCTTACTTATAACGCTCAGGGTACTTATACGATTAACTGGAGTTTTAATGACGGTAATGGAAACATAGAAACTGCAATTCAGAACGTAATCATTAAAGATACTCAAAAGCCATCAATCACTTGCCCATCGGTAGTTTCAGTTTCGGCAGATGCGAATTCCTGCAGTGCGACCGGAGTTGCTTTAGGTACTCCAACGGTATCAGACAATTGTACGGGAACGGTAACAGTAACGAATGATGCACCGTCAAGTTTTCCAATAGGAAATACAACTGTAACTTGGAGAGCAAAAGATGCAGCAGGAAATACAGAGACTTGCACGCAAATCGTTAAAGTAATAGGCGAAATAATATCAAATGATGATAGTATTTCTTCATCAAATGGAGTAGCTGGAGGAGTAGTTATTACTAATGTTTTTGATAATGATGTTTTAAATTGTAATAAAGTAAATATAGCACAGGTTGATGTCGTAGTGAATGGTACTGTACCTTCTGTGTTAACTTTCAACACTGCAAATGGTGCCGTTTCAGTTAAACCAAACACGCCAACAGGCACTTATACTTTTGATTATTCAATTTGTGAAATTGCTAACAGTGGAAACTGTGATTCAGCTACTGTAACAATTAAAATAGAAAATGGTTTAGTTGCCGTAAAAGATGATTTCGGAACAAAATCTTCAGGATCAACATCGGCAACTATAGGAAATGTAAAAACAAACGACACTTTAGACGGAGTATTTGTTACGTCTGGCAATACAGTCGTTACAGCAGATTCATCAGGGCCATTAAGCGTTGATGCAAACGGAGACGTTACTCTAGCGGCAAACACGCCAAGCGGAACTTACAGCATTACTTATGAAATCTGCGAGAAAGGCGCAAATCCTGCAAACTGCAAAACAACAACAGCAGAAGTTAAGGTTGTAAATGATTTAATTGCAGTTAAAGATGATTTCGGAACAAAATCTTCAGGATCAACCGCAGCAATTGTTGGAAATGTAAAATCAAATGATACTTTAGACGGGGCATTTGTTACGTCTGGCAATACAGTCGTTACGGCTGATTCATCAGGGCCATTGAGCGTTGATGCAAACGGAGACGTTACTCTAGCGGCAAACACGCCAAGCGGAACTTACAGTATTACTTACGAGATCTGTGAGAAAGATGCCAATCCATCAAACTGTAAAACAGCTACAGCAGAAATTAAAATTGTAAATACAATAGATGCAGTACTAGATACTATCACTCCGATTAATGGAAACATTGGTGGAACAACGATATCTCTAGTAGAAAACGATACACTAAATGGTAATAAAGTAGTAGTTGGGACTAGTTCAGGAGAAGTTGCAATAAATATTGTTGGCACTTTGCCATCAGGATTGACATTAAATGCAAGTGGGACTATTACTGTTGCACCAAACACTCCAAAAGGGAATTATAATATAGAGTATAGAATTTGCGAAATAGGAGCAGTTCCTGCTAACTGCGATTCTGTAACTATTACCGTACCGGTAACAGCCGGAAACCTTGTGGCAAATGCAGATGAAATTCCATCAGTTTTAGGATCGAATGTTCCTCAGACATTAGGCAAAAATGTTTTTGATAATGACACTAAAAATGGTCAGCCATTAAATCCGTCAGATGTTACGCTGAAAACTACAGTGGCAGATCCAAAAGGATATTTGACTGTAGACACAGATGGAAACATTGTTTTAGGAGCAAATCCGCCAGCAGGAAATTATGAATTGACTTATGAAATCTGCGAGAAATTGAATCTGGACAATTGCAGTTCAAACACTGTGAAAGTTACAGTTGGTACGCCAATAATCGATGCGGTTGCAGATACGGTAAGTGCAATAAATGGAAACATCGGAGGAAAAACAATTTCATTAATTGCAAATGACAAATTAAACGGAAGCCCAATCACAGTTGGAACAGCAGCAGGAGAAGTTAAGTTTGAAATTAGCGGAACGCTTCCAACAGGATTGACGCTGAATTCAGATTATACAATAACAGTTGCACCAAATACGCCAAAAGGAAACTACAATATAGAATATAAAATCTGTGAAAACACAAATCCAACAAACTGCGATTCAGTAACTATTACCGTACCAGTAACAGCAGGAAACCTTGTGGCAAATGCAGATGAAATCCCTTCAGTTTTAGGATCAAATGTTCCTCAGACATTAGGCAAAAATGTTTTTGATAATGACACTAAAAATGGTCAGCCATTAAATCCGTCTGATGTTACGCTGAAAACTACAGTGGCAGATCCAAAAGGATATTTAACTGTAGACACAGATGGAAACATTGTTTTAGGAGCAAACCCGCCAGCGGGAGATTATGAATTGACTTATGAAATCTGCGAGAAATTGAATCTTGATAACTGCAGTGCAAATACGGTAAAAGTAACAGTCGCAACACCAGTAATCGATGCAGTTGCAGATGTAATTTCTTCAATAAACGGAAATATTGGAGGAACAACAATTTCATTAATTGCAAATGATAAATTAAACGGAAATGCAATTGTGGTTGGAACAGGAGCTGGAGAAGTTAAGTTTGAAATTATTGGAACGCTTCCGTCAGGATTAACTTTAAATTCAGATTACGCCATTACAGTTGCGCCAAATACACCTGCAGGAGATTATAATGTAGAATATAAAATCTGTGAAAATACAAATCCAACAAATTGTGATTCGGTAATTACAGTGGTGAAAGTTACAGGAGGAAATCTTGTAGCAAACGAAGATCTTGTGCCATCAGCAGTTGGGGTAAATATTCCGCAAAAAGTGATCAATGTTTTTGAGAATGATACTAAAAACGGAAACCCATTAGTGCCATCAGATGTTGACCTGAAAGTAACTCAAGCAGATCCAAAAGGGTATTTGACTATAGATGCAGACGGAAATGTTGTATTAGTACCTAATGCACCTGCAGGAGAATATGAATTAACGTACACAATTTGCGAGAAATTAAATCCAAATAACTGTGATTCAAATATTGTAAAAGTAACTGTTGCTGAACCAAAAATGAATGTAACGGCAAGCAGTTATTGCTCAAACAATGTTCCTTATGTTAATTATACGGTTACGCCAGAAAATTTCACAGCACATAATTTATTAACTGTTAGATGGATTGACAGCAACAACAATGTTGTAGCAACTCAGACCAATCTTCCATTAAGTGGAAATATTTTATGGCCAGGGGCAGAGGTTGACAGTAACGGAAACGGAACAGATTGGCCAGGATGGATTTTAAATAACGGAATATGGTCAGAAGGAGCAGACGGATTTGAAGCTACTAGAAATGGAGTGAAAATGGAGTTTTCATTAAATCCAACCGTTACAGTTTCTGTTGCTTATCCGCCAGCGACGCCAGATTGTAATGCACGTCCGACATTTAGCATAAAAGCAAATAATGACGAGGCAGGACCAGTAAATGCAAAGAAAGGGGTAAATGCTAACGTTAATATTTTTGAAAATGATTTATTAAATGGAGCAAAAATAAAAGCTTCAGATGTTGTCTTATCAGTTCCAGTTGTACATCCAAATATTTCATTGAATGCAGACGGTTCAATCAACATTGCTGCAAATACGCCAGATGGAATTTACGAATTGACTTATCAGATTTGTGAAGCTACAAATGCATCAAATTGTAGTCAAGCAGTAATTAAGATTACAGTTGACAATGTTGTAGATCCAACTCCACCAACAGAAAATAAAATTACTCTGAACAGCGATAATGATATTAGTGCTGACGGTATTAATGGTTCATTAGAATTTGTAAATGTTTTAGATAATGATTTGATAAACGGACAGCCAATAAATCCTGCAGATGTTATAATTAAACCTGTAACAGAAAGTCCATATTTTGAGTGGAATGCTGACGGAACGGTAAATATTAAGCCAAACACACCAGGTGGAAATTATCCGTTGACTTATCAGGTTTGCGAAAAAGCTAATGGAATAAATTGCTCAACAGCGGTATTAAATGTTTTTGTTGAAGTGCCAGCTATTTCGGTTATCAAAACAGCAGTTTTCAATGACGAAAATAAGAGCGGTTTTGCAAATGCAGGAGAGACCATTACATACAAGTTTACAGTAACCAATACAGGAAATGTGCCTCTTGTTGGAATCACAATAAACGATCCACTGCCAGGAGTAGTAGTTTCAGGTCAAGCTATTAATTTGGGTGTAAACGAATCTAACGAAACTAATTTCACGGCGGTTTACAAAATCACTCAAGAAGATATTAATCGAGGCAGTGTGAGTAATCAGGCAACTGTGAAAGGAAGTAGTGTAAGAGGAGTTGTTGTCGAAGATCAGTCAGATGATGCAAGCAATAGCGGAGACAGTCCAACAGTCTTAGACTTAAACGGATGTTCTATTAAAGTAATGAATGCTTTCTCTCCTAACGGAGACAACAAGAATGCAAGATTCTACATCAGAGGAATAGAATGTTATCCTGATAATACGGTTGAAATCTATAACCGTTGGGGAGTTTTGGTTTTCAACATAGAGCAGTATAATAATAATGATCGAGTGTTTGTTGGATATTCTAACGGACGTTCTACAATCAAACAAACAGACGGTCTTCCAGTTGGAACGTATTTCTATGTCTTAAAATACAAAGACAGCACTCAGAAGTCTCATCAAGAATCTGGTTACTTATACCTTAATAAATAA